The Synechococcales cyanobacterium T60_A2020_003 genome has a segment encoding these proteins:
- the mutL gene encoding DNA mismatch repair endonuclease MutL, producing the protein MASKIQPLSTDIVHLIAAGEVIDSLAAVVRELAENAIDAGASRLVISVAPELWRVRVADDGMGMSPEDLQQAALPHSTSKIAARDDLNRVTSLGFRGEALHSLAQLASLEICSYGQDQDSGWQARYNAQGQILALDPVAIARGTVVTVQDLFAQWPTRRQNLPSPSQQLRRIQQMIQNIALCYPQVTWQVEQGDRPWFAIWGSASPGAILPQVLKEVRPSDLAELAFATLGDSVPDKSVLVLGLPDRCHRRRPDWIRIAVNGRVVQHPELEQTILSTLRRSLPRDRYPVCFLHLRVDTSQVDWNRHPAKSEVYLRDGEQWQATVQQAIAQAMQVNTTDLASQGSRTQQLIKLAEQEGIYESSRQISDSVLDITEDGTLTAIAQLHNTYIVCEHPGGISLVEQHIAHERVIYEQLRDRWELVPLEPPILLEALSSAQQTQLQHIGLDLEPFGENLWAIRTAPARLAKREDCAEALLELSLGSDLDTALVATACRTAIRNGTPLALPDMQTLLNQWQRTRHPRTCPHGRPICLSLEESSLSRYF; encoded by the coding sequence ATGGCCTCAAAAATTCAGCCCCTATCCACCGACATTGTGCATCTCATTGCTGCCGGAGAGGTCATTGACTCCCTCGCGGCTGTGGTGCGGGAATTGGCCGAAAACGCGATTGATGCTGGTGCGTCACGACTGGTCATTTCGGTCGCGCCAGAGCTGTGGCGGGTGCGGGTCGCAGATGATGGCATGGGCATGTCGCCAGAGGATTTGCAGCAGGCTGCCTTGCCCCATAGCACCAGCAAGATTGCGGCCAGGGACGATCTGAATCGAGTCACCAGCTTGGGATTTCGGGGAGAAGCACTGCATAGTTTGGCGCAGCTCGCTTCGTTAGAGATTTGCAGCTATGGTCAGGATCAAGATTCCGGTTGGCAGGCTCGCTATAACGCTCAGGGACAGATTTTAGCCCTTGATCCAGTGGCGATCGCCCGTGGAACCGTGGTTACAGTTCAGGATTTATTTGCCCAGTGGCCGACGCGACGACAAAATCTACCCAGCCCCTCCCAACAACTGCGCCGCATCCAACAGATGATTCAAAACATTGCCCTCTGTTATCCGCAGGTGACTTGGCAAGTGGAACAGGGCGATCGCCCCTGGTTTGCCATTTGGGGAAGTGCATCGCCGGGTGCGATCCTGCCGCAAGTCCTCAAGGAGGTGCGTCCGTCAGACTTAGCGGAACTGGCGTTTGCGACTCTAGGCGATTCTGTCCCGGACAAATCAGTTTTAGTGTTGGGATTGCCCGACCGCTGCCACCGTCGCCGCCCGGACTGGATTCGGATTGCCGTGAATGGGCGGGTCGTGCAGCACCCAGAATTGGAACAGACCATTCTCTCGACCCTGCGCCGCAGCCTACCGCGCGATCGCTATCCCGTCTGCTTTCTCCATTTGCGGGTAGATACCAGCCAAGTGGACTGGAACCGCCATCCGGCTAAATCGGAGGTGTATCTGCGGGACGGGGAACAGTGGCAGGCGACGGTGCAGCAGGCGATCGCCCAAGCCATGCAGGTCAATACCACCGATCTAGCCAGTCAGGGCAGTCGGACGCAGCAGTTGATTAAGCTGGCAGAACAGGAGGGGATTTACGAGTCATCGCGCCAAATCTCTGACTCTGTTCTAGACATCACTGAGGATGGAACGCTAACGGCGATCGCCCAGTTGCATAACACCTACATCGTTTGCGAACATCCGGGCGGCATTTCCCTGGTGGAACAGCACATTGCCCATGAGCGGGTGATTTACGAACAGTTGCGCGATCGCTGGGAATTAGTGCCGCTGGAACCTCCGATCCTGCTCGAAGCCCTTTCCTCTGCTCAGCAAACCCAGCTCCAGCACATTGGCCTTGACCTAGAACCCTTTGGCGAAAACCTGTGGGCGATTCGCACGGCTCCGGCTCGCCTAGCGAAACGGGAGGATTGTGCAGAGGCATTGCTGGAACTCAGCCTTGGGAGCGACTTGGATACAGCGCTGGTAGCAACGGCCTGCCGTACGGCTATTCGCAACGGTACGCCCCTGGCTTTACCAGATATGCAAACGCTCCTGAATCAGTGGCAGCGTACCCGCCATCCCCGCACCTGCCCCCACGGACGACCGATTTGCTTGTCTCTAGAAGAGTCGAGTCTATCGCGCTATTTCC
- a CDS encoding DUF3611 family protein encodes MSTNIESYSALPPAVQRIVRSLQISGWLGFWIQIILSVISLLVLIFSKVILQLDRTPTGQPITNPGSGIGLAFALLGNLVLLGGAYWSFRYTRLSRQLQSSDSLTRPNPSAVVQAIKLGVGINLIGMLLTLMSAEALIGALFAKALSQPQSGVAFYERITQAIQPIDILIVQANTNIILAHFVGLCASLWLVRAMSRA; translated from the coding sequence ATGTCCACGAATATTGAGTCTTACAGCGCCTTACCTCCAGCGGTTCAGCGAATTGTGCGATCGCTCCAGATATCAGGTTGGCTCGGATTCTGGATCCAAATTATTTTGAGTGTTATCTCGCTGCTGGTTTTAATTTTTTCCAAGGTCATCTTGCAGCTTGACCGCACCCCGACAGGACAGCCGATTACGAATCCCGGATCGGGCATTGGTTTAGCCTTTGCGCTGCTCGGCAACCTAGTATTACTAGGTGGAGCATACTGGTCGTTTCGCTATACTCGCCTATCGCGACAGCTTCAATCGTCCGATTCGTTAACCCGACCTAACCCTAGCGCGGTGGTTCAGGCCATTAAGCTGGGAGTCGGAATTAATCTAATTGGGATGTTGCTCACTCTAATGAGTGCTGAAGCACTGATTGGCGCACTCTTTGCAAAGGCACTTTCCCAACCCCAGAGCGGTGTAGCGTTTTACGAGCGGATTACCCAGGCGATCCAGCCCATCGATATTTTGATTGTGCAAGCCAATACCAACATCATCCTGGCGCATTTTGTCGGCCTGTGCGCCTCGCTGTGGCTGGTGCGTGCTATGAGTCGGGCTTAG
- a CDS encoding DUF4332 domain-containing protein, which produces MRDRISSQNWKIIDLPGISARDCQKLGSLGIHTTFDLLQEAKTRSQRIDLAAKLQVHPHHLQKWIALADLARIPSVGCQYCGLLLHSGIISPSQLSTTPASRLHRQVLKLYVATLQRNDLCPSAGEVTRWIQQARWIAQPTSESRQIP; this is translated from the coding sequence ATGCGCGATCGCATTTCATCTCAAAATTGGAAGATTATTGACCTACCTGGCATTAGTGCACGCGACTGCCAAAAGCTTGGGTCATTGGGTATTCACACGACTTTTGATCTACTACAAGAGGCCAAGACGCGATCGCAACGCATTGATCTAGCGGCGAAACTCCAAGTTCACCCCCATCATCTCCAAAAATGGATTGCCTTAGCCGATTTAGCGCGGATACCGAGTGTGGGCTGCCAGTACTGTGGTCTATTGTTGCATTCTGGAATTATATCCCCCAGCCAACTTAGCACCACACCTGCTTCTCGTCTCCATCGCCAGGTTCTCAAACTCTACGTCGCAACGCTGCAGCGTAATGACCTATGCCCATCGGCCGGAGAGGTAACCCGTTGGATTCAGCAGGCGCGTTGGATTGCTCAACCTACCTCCGAATCCCGACAAATCCCCTAA
- a CDS encoding GNAT family N-acetyltransferase: MGFWKSLFTSSETPTSSSGSTLEEPVALNAPTSNEVHIVFSVDRDIDLYDLEELCDAVGWSRRPLRKVRKAIQHSFLVISMWEKRGAQRRLIGFSRATSDHAFNATIWDVVVHPDYQGKGLGKKLMKKMIEKLRNEDISNITLFADPQVVGFYQGLGFMSDPEGIKGMFWYPN, encoded by the coding sequence ATGGGTTTTTGGAAAAGCTTGTTCACGTCCTCGGAAACGCCAACCTCTTCTAGTGGATCCACTCTTGAAGAGCCTGTTGCGCTGAATGCACCGACCTCGAATGAGGTCCACATTGTGTTTAGCGTCGATCGCGATATTGATCTTTATGATTTGGAAGAGCTTTGCGATGCGGTAGGCTGGTCCCGTCGTCCGCTTCGTAAAGTGCGGAAGGCAATTCAGCATAGTTTTCTAGTGATCTCAATGTGGGAAAAGCGGGGAGCCCAACGCCGATTGATTGGTTTCTCGCGCGCAACGTCGGATCATGCATTCAACGCCACGATCTGGGATGTTGTGGTTCATCCTGATTATCAGGGCAAAGGCTTGGGCAAGAAGCTGATGAAGAAAATGATTGAGAAGCTCAGAAATGAGGATATCAGCAATATCACGCTGTTTGCCGATCCCCAAGTTGTTGGGTTTTATCAAGGATTGGGCTTCATGTCCGATCCGGAGGGCATCAAGGGCATGTTTTGGTATCCCAATTAG
- a CDS encoding CPBP family intramembrane metalloprotease, with amino-acid sequence MFLMLMAIAWLPIAGLLLLTIPNANTANIVAMVVLFFGFLGWVNLWGQRVHHTSRSFQRYGLVWNGRGIQVTLLGLAIGIVSLSLLVVVESWLGWLTLDFSVLPGGVVASGLLVGLGVGFAEELFFRGWLLDELQRDYSAAKCLWVNSIIFAVLHFLKPLSEVIRTAPAFPGLVLLGITLVWVKWVSSAWDPRSPNGYLGFPVGLHAVLVWTSYMLYVGNVVKMRDAVPTWITGIDNNPLAGLMGFSFLAVLAWFIRGRSHPPKRLPQSAP; translated from the coding sequence ATGTTTTTGATGTTGATGGCGATCGCCTGGTTACCCATTGCCGGACTGCTGCTGCTAACGATTCCGAACGCCAACACCGCTAACATCGTGGCGATGGTGGTTTTATTCTTTGGTTTTCTGGGATGGGTCAACCTTTGGGGACAGCGGGTTCATCACACGTCCCGGAGTTTCCAGCGCTATGGCCTAGTTTGGAATGGTCGGGGTATTCAGGTCACACTCCTAGGACTGGCGATAGGCATAGTCAGCCTGAGTCTGCTGGTGGTTGTAGAGTCCTGGCTCGGTTGGCTGACCCTCGACTTTTCGGTGCTGCCCGGTGGTGTGGTCGCGTCGGGTCTACTGGTGGGCTTGGGGGTTGGCTTTGCCGAGGAATTATTCTTTCGGGGATGGCTTCTGGATGAGCTTCAGCGGGATTATTCGGCAGCGAAATGCCTTTGGGTGAATAGCATCATTTTTGCCGTGCTGCATTTTCTCAAGCCACTGAGCGAGGTCATCCGCACGGCTCCTGCGTTTCCTGGCTTGGTACTCCTGGGTATAACGCTGGTTTGGGTCAAATGGGTGTCCTCTGCTTGGGATCCGCGATCGCCCAATGGGTACTTAGGATTTCCCGTGGGACTGCATGCGGTGCTAGTCTGGACATCCTACATGCTCTACGTGGGCAATGTGGTCAAGATGCGAGATGCTGTTCCCACCTGGATAACGGGCATTGATAATAATCCTCTCGCAGGCTTAATGGGGTTTAGTTTTTTAGCCGTTTTGGCCTGGTTCATTCGCGGGCGATCGCACCCCCCCAAGCGCTTACCCCAAAGTGCCCCGTAA
- the clpS gene encoding ATP-dependent Clp protease adapter ClpS has translation MSVETLEKRSTVRKHAPRYKVLLHNDDFNSMEYVVQVLMQTVASLTQPQAVNIMMEAHTNGQALVITCAQEHAEFYCESLKMHGLSSTIEPDE, from the coding sequence GTGTCTGTTGAAACCCTTGAAAAGCGTTCAACTGTCCGTAAGCACGCGCCCCGGTACAAGGTTTTGCTGCATAACGACGACTTTAACTCGATGGAATATGTCGTCCAGGTGTTGATGCAAACCGTTGCCAGTTTGACCCAACCCCAAGCGGTCAACATCATGATGGAAGCCCACACGAACGGTCAGGCATTGGTCATCACCTGCGCCCAAGAACACGCAGAATTTTATTGCGAATCCCTCAAAATGCACGGTCTCAGCAGTACGATTGAGCCTGACGAGTAA
- the prmC gene encoding peptide chain release factor N(5)-glutamine methyltransferase — MPSLSIPGQQLWTWYQQARQQSLEAGVPLYELDWFLQALADLDALALRLGTFQTQPQVGVARSLSDLDALWQQRLNQRVPVQYLVGVAPWRKFSLTVTPDVLIPRPETELIIDIVQAQVRAHPDLQRGHWVDLGTGSGAIALGLAETLPQATIHAIDQSPAAIAIAQQNAQQNGLGDRIQFYVGSWFDPIQGLEGQVSGCVSNPPYIPTDVVNTLQPEVVRHEPHAALDGGQDGLDCIRHLATTAPKYLRSGGLWLVELMQGQAQDVAQILGHIGQYRHIQIHADLAGIERFVSGDRR; from the coding sequence ATGCCATCGCTTTCGATTCCAGGGCAACAACTCTGGACATGGTATCAGCAGGCACGTCAGCAATCACTTGAGGCTGGCGTGCCTCTTTATGAATTGGACTGGTTTCTTCAGGCTCTGGCTGATCTGGACGCTTTGGCGCTGCGGTTGGGAACGTTTCAGACTCAGCCGCAAGTCGGGGTGGCGCGATCGCTCTCCGATCTAGATGCTCTCTGGCAGCAGCGGTTAAATCAACGGGTTCCGGTGCAATATTTGGTGGGTGTGGCTCCGTGGCGCAAGTTTTCCCTGACCGTGACCCCGGATGTCTTGATTCCCCGACCGGAAACGGAATTGATCATCGACATTGTGCAGGCACAGGTTCGTGCTCATCCTGACTTGCAGCGGGGGCACTGGGTTGATTTAGGCACAGGCAGTGGTGCGATCGCCCTAGGACTGGCCGAAACTCTACCCCAGGCCACGATTCACGCCATTGATCAGAGTCCGGCGGCGATCGCCATTGCCCAGCAAAACGCCCAACAAAACGGATTGGGCGATCGCATCCAGTTTTATGTTGGCTCCTGGTTTGATCCGATTCAGGGGCTAGAGGGACAGGTAAGCGGCTGTGTATCCAACCCTCCCTATATCCCGACCGATGTGGTGAACACGCTGCAACCTGAAGTGGTGCGCCATGAACCCCATGCAGCTCTCGATGGGGGACAGGATGGGCTGGACTGCATTCGCCATCTGGCAACGACTGCGCCGAAGTACTTGAGATCCGGTGGATTGTGGCTAGTGGAACTGATGCAGGGACAGGCGCAAGATGTGGCTCAGATCCTAGGACACATCGGACAGTATCGCCACATTCAAATTCATGCTGATTTGGCGGGTATTGAACGCTTTGTATCGGGCGATCGCCGCTAG